The Acidobacteriota bacterium genome segment CACCGCCGGATGCGCCCAGAACCTCGTCAATCTTCAAAACATCCGAATCGGACGGGAAGCCGTGATTCTCGGTTCGGGCGATATCGGGCTCATCATGGCCCGGCGTCTGACCTTCGAGGGTATGGCGGTCAAGGGCGTTTTCGAAATCCTGCCCTGGCCGAACGGCCTTGAACGAAATGTCCGCCAATGCCTCGGCGATTTCGGAATTCCGCTTGAGCTTTCGTCCACAATCGTTGAAATCCGGGGAAAAAACCGTCTGGAATCCGTCGTCGTCGCCCGTGTCGATCCCGATCTTCGCCCCATCGCCGGATCCGAGCGAACGGTCGCCTGCGACACGCTTCTTCTTTCCGTCGGGCTCATTCCGGAAAACGAACTGGCCAAACGGGCCGGCGTCGCCCTCTCTCCGTTGACCGGCGGCGCCGAAGTCGATGAACGGTTCATGACTTCGATTCCCGGCATTTTCTCCTGCGGGAACGTTCTTCATATTCATGATGTCGCCGACTGGGCCTCTTTCGAAGGCCTGAAGGCGGGCGCCGCGGCGGCCGGCTTCGCCGCGAACCGGCAAGCCGATTCCCGCTCGGCCGGCGACGGAGAGTTCCGGGTGCATCCGGGTCCCGGCATTCGGTATGTCGTTCCCCAGATCCTGAGATTCGGTGCCGCGGATGTTGAGTTGAATTTTCGGCCCGATCGGCCGCGGAGGAATGAGCGAGTCGGCCTTCGCGGCCGGACGACGGGACGGATCTACCGGCGGAAAACTTATCCGAGACTTCTCCCGTCGGAAATGGCCAAAATCGGCCTTCCCGGGTCCGTTGAAGAGGACGTAGAGGTTTGGTGTGGTGATTGACAGACTGACGTGTGTTCTCTGTCCGGTAGGCTGTGAACTTGAGGTGCGGAGAGACGGCCGGGATCTGGACAT includes the following:
- a CDS encoding FAD-dependent oxidoreductase, which gives rise to MTGTDGRSVPVEERGVVVIGAGPAGLAAAIGARRAGADDVCVIERDRNPGGILNQCIHDGFGLFLYEETISGPEYAERLAEEAVQAGVRFETGAMVLDLTGDRILKVNARSGYRILRAGAVVLAMGCRERTREMIEIPGMRPAGIFTAGCAQNLVNLQNIRIGREAVILGSGDIGLIMARRLTFEGMAVKGVFEILPWPNGLERNVRQCLGDFGIPLELSSTIVEIRGKNRLESVVVARVDPDLRPIAGSERTVACDTLLLSVGLIPENELAKRAGVALSPLTGGAEVDERFMTSIPGIFSCGNVLHIHDVADWASFEGLKAGAAAAGFAANRQADSRSAGDGEFRVHPGPGIRYVVPQILRFGAADVELNFRPDRPRRNERVGLRGRTTGRIYRRKTYPRLLPSEMAKIGLPGSVEEDVEVWCGD